A region of Micromonospora chokoriensis DNA encodes the following proteins:
- a CDS encoding DnaJ family domain-containing protein gives MTEAWEAAVEAQILGAAQRGEFDDLPGMGKPIPGRGMPYDESWWIKSFLEREALPSDLLLPTPLHLRRRIEQIPDEVRDMPTEQSVRDVVGQLNAQIVAWLRNPDGPRVVVRPVNADEVVRRWRAEHAPPSVSTPPIERAAVVAPPRRSRRSWWPLPWRRRSR, from the coding sequence GTGACCGAGGCGTGGGAAGCGGCCGTGGAGGCGCAGATCCTGGGCGCCGCGCAGCGCGGCGAGTTCGACGACCTGCCCGGCATGGGCAAACCGATCCCCGGCCGGGGCATGCCGTACGACGAGTCATGGTGGATCAAGAGTTTCCTGGAGCGTGAGGCGCTGCCCAGCGACCTGCTCCTGCCCACCCCGCTGCACCTGCGCCGACGCATCGAGCAGATCCCCGACGAGGTCCGCGACATGCCCACCGAACAGTCCGTCCGCGACGTCGTGGGGCAGCTGAACGCGCAGATCGTGGCCTGGCTGCGCAACCCCGACGGCCCCCGGGTGGTGGTGCGTCCGGTGAACGCCGACGAGGTCGTCCGCCGCTGGCGCGCCGAGCACGCCCCGCCGAGCGTGTCGACGCCACCGATCGAGCGGGCCGCCGTCGTCGCGCCGCCGCGCCGGTCCCGTCGTTCCTGGTGGCCGCTGCCGTGGCGGCGCCGGTCGCGCTGA
- a CDS encoding TetR/AcrR family transcriptional regulator, whose product MTMPRRRPGRPRRDETRPTREVVLTAATALFAERGFDAVGLREVAAAAGVDVATVAHHTGTKAALYDACFARVFAAEREVLTAAAEQARAALDAGPDAARRALHELVDVFVDFLEDRPETTALWLRRWLEPQRHAELDQRYADPLYRLVAELLGAAAAAGALAEPTPHITVRSLVWATHGHVVALAAGAPGARERREFRAFVHRLLDGLYGPSRS is encoded by the coding sequence ATGACCATGCCCCGACGCCGTCCGGGTCGCCCGCGACGCGACGAGACCCGGCCGACCCGCGAGGTGGTGCTCACCGCCGCGACCGCGCTGTTCGCCGAGCGTGGCTTCGACGCCGTCGGGCTGCGGGAGGTCGCCGCCGCCGCCGGGGTCGACGTCGCCACCGTCGCGCACCACACGGGTACGAAGGCGGCGCTCTACGACGCCTGCTTCGCCCGCGTCTTCGCCGCCGAGCGGGAGGTCCTCACCGCAGCCGCCGAGCAGGCCCGTGCCGCTCTCGACGCGGGGCCGGACGCGGCGCGGCGGGCCCTGCACGAGCTGGTCGACGTCTTCGTCGACTTCCTGGAGGACCGCCCGGAGACCACCGCGCTGTGGCTGCGCCGCTGGTTGGAGCCGCAGCGGCACGCCGAGTTGGACCAGCGCTACGCCGACCCGTTGTACCGGCTGGTGGCCGAGCTGCTCGGCGCCGCGGCGGCGGCCGGCGCGCTGGCGGAGCCGACCCCGCACATCACCGTACGCAGCCTGGTGTGGGCGACCCACGGTCACGTGGTGGCGTTGGCGGCGGGCGCGCCGGGGGCACGGGAGCGGCGCGAGTTCCGGGCGTTCGTGCACCGTCTGCTCGACGGGTTGTACGGACCGTCGAGGTCTTGA
- a CDS encoding LysE family translocator: MVSSGALLGIALVALGLVLTPGPNMVYLVSRSVAQGRRAGLVSLLGVAAGFGVYLATAVAGLAAVFVLVPTLYAVVKLAGAGYLLWLAWRTLRPGGHSPFTPAPLPPDPPRRLFTMGLVTNLLNPKIAILYVSLLPQFVDPARGHLATQSLLLGLTQIAVALSVNALIVLTAGSLAGFFARRPGWLRVQRWVTGTALAALAVPIATDRSRAAVAAP; the protein is encoded by the coding sequence ATGGTGAGTTCGGGTGCGTTGCTGGGCATCGCGCTGGTCGCGTTGGGGCTGGTGCTGACACCGGGCCCGAACATGGTCTACCTGGTGTCCCGCTCGGTCGCGCAGGGCCGCCGGGCGGGGCTGGTCTCGCTGCTCGGGGTGGCCGCCGGTTTCGGCGTCTACCTGGCCACGGCGGTCGCCGGCCTGGCCGCCGTGTTCGTCCTGGTGCCGACGCTGTACGCGGTGGTGAAACTGGCCGGCGCCGGCTACCTGCTCTGGTTGGCCTGGCGGACGCTGCGCCCCGGCGGGCACTCACCGTTCACGCCCGCGCCGCTGCCACCGGACCCACCCCGGCGGCTGTTCACCATGGGTCTGGTCACCAACCTGTTGAACCCGAAGATCGCCATCCTCTACGTGTCGCTGCTGCCCCAGTTCGTCGACCCGGCGCGCGGGCACCTGGCCACCCAGAGCCTGCTGCTCGGCCTCACCCAGATCGCTGTCGCGCTGAGTGTGAACGCGCTGATCGTGCTCACCGCCGGCTCCCTCGCGGGCTTCTTCGCCCGCCGACCCGGGTGGCTACGGGTGCAGCGCTGGGTGACCGGGACGGCCCTGGCCGCGTTGGCCGTGCCGATCGCCACCGACCGGTCCCGCGCGGCGGTCGCCGCGCCCTGA
- a CDS encoding maleylpyruvate isomerase N-terminal domain-containing protein, producing the protein MSLVTGADLLRAADEMHRALLPHRERDWSVPAGTLTWSCWTTAAHVAHDLLAYAGQVIGRPDDGYLPYDLRVCPDAGPAQTLTVVRACAGLLGAAVDATPPDARAWHYGPCDPGGFAAMGVAEILLHTHDITLGLGVPWQPPHQLSALVLGRLFPDAPDGPVPDVLLWMTGRGELPGRARRTSWTWHAAVD; encoded by the coding sequence ATGTCACTGGTGACCGGCGCCGATCTGCTTCGGGCGGCCGACGAGATGCACCGGGCGCTGCTGCCACACCGGGAGCGCGACTGGTCGGTGCCGGCAGGCACGCTGACCTGGAGCTGCTGGACCACGGCAGCGCACGTCGCGCACGACCTGCTCGCGTACGCCGGTCAGGTCATCGGCCGCCCGGACGACGGCTACCTGCCGTACGACCTGCGGGTCTGCCCCGACGCGGGCCCGGCGCAGACCCTCACCGTGGTGCGCGCCTGCGCCGGGTTGCTGGGCGCCGCCGTCGACGCGACCCCGCCCGACGCGCGGGCCTGGCACTACGGCCCCTGCGATCCGGGCGGCTTCGCGGCGATGGGCGTGGCCGAGATCCTGCTGCACACCCACGACATCACCCTCGGCCTCGGCGTGCCGTGGCAGCCACCGCATCAGCTGAGCGCACTGGTGCTGGGGCGACTCTTCCCGGACGCGCCGGACGGACCCGTGCCGGACGTGCTGCTGTGGATGACCGGCCGCGGTGAGCTGCCCGGCCGGGCGCGGCGTACCTCCTGGACCTGGCACGCTGCAGTGGACTGA
- a CDS encoding flavin-containing monooxygenase, translating to MGVPPQVAVIGAGAAGLAAVKALRDVGAAVVCFEATDQVGGLWVYGSPDSPAYRTLHLNTSRGRTQFADHPMPTDWPDYPDHTRVAGYLADYVDRFGLGEHIRLRHAVERVTRNPDGTWTVAASGPDAPVEVTVDAVVVANGHNRVPKLPEPSYPGTCTAEQMHSHDYRGPEQLTGRRVLVVGGGNSAMDIAVDASYTATRTLLSLRRGVWVVPKYLLGRPSDTLNGALARRLPWRLRQRISQTMLSTTVGNPTRYGLPAPRHGFLQDHPTLSDGLLSRLTHGDVEARPGVAAIDGDRVEFTDGRTDNVDLIIWCTGYRVVVPFLDPALLGDGPDSLPLYRHVFHPDAPGLTFVGLVQSTGSAFPLVEAQAKLVAAHLAGRYALPDPERQRAACRADLRAATARWGQRRPAMRVDFDVYLAELTRELAAGARRAAAGARR from the coding sequence ATGGGCGTACCACCTCAGGTGGCGGTGATCGGCGCCGGCGCGGCCGGGCTCGCCGCGGTCAAGGCGCTGCGCGACGTCGGCGCGGCAGTGGTCTGCTTCGAGGCCACCGACCAGGTCGGCGGCCTCTGGGTGTACGGGTCACCCGACTCACCGGCGTACCGGACGTTGCACCTGAACACCAGCCGGGGCCGCACCCAGTTCGCCGACCACCCGATGCCCACCGACTGGCCCGACTACCCCGACCACACCCGGGTCGCCGGCTACCTGGCCGACTACGTCGACCGGTTCGGGTTGGGCGAGCACATCCGGCTGCGTCACGCCGTCGAGCGGGTCACCCGCAACCCGGATGGCACCTGGACGGTGGCCGCGAGCGGGCCGGACGCGCCGGTCGAGGTCACCGTCGACGCCGTGGTCGTCGCCAACGGACACAACCGGGTGCCCAAGCTGCCCGAGCCGTCGTACCCGGGCACCTGCACCGCCGAGCAGATGCACAGCCACGACTACCGGGGTCCGGAGCAGTTGACCGGCCGGCGGGTCCTCGTCGTCGGGGGCGGCAACTCCGCGATGGACATCGCCGTGGACGCCTCGTACACCGCGACCCGCACGTTGCTGTCGTTGCGCCGGGGCGTCTGGGTGGTGCCCAAGTACCTGCTGGGCCGCCCGTCGGACACCCTCAACGGGGCGTTGGCCCGCCGCCTGCCGTGGCGGCTGCGGCAACGCATCAGCCAGACGATGCTGAGCACCACCGTCGGTAACCCCACCCGCTACGGGCTGCCCGCGCCGCGCCACGGCTTCCTGCAGGACCATCCGACCCTCTCCGACGGGTTGCTGTCCCGGCTGACCCACGGCGACGTCGAGGCGCGACCCGGCGTCGCCGCGATCGACGGTGACCGGGTCGAGTTCACCGACGGCCGCACCGACAACGTCGACCTGATCATCTGGTGCACCGGGTACCGGGTGGTGGTCCCGTTCCTCGACCCGGCGCTGCTCGGCGACGGCCCGGACAGCCTGCCGTTGTACCGACACGTGTTCCACCCCGACGCCCCCGGGCTGACCTTCGTCGGGCTGGTGCAGTCCACCGGATCGGCGTTCCCGCTGGTCGAGGCGCAGGCCAAGCTGGTCGCCGCGCACCTCGCCGGCCGGTACGCGTTGCCCGACCCGGAACGACAGCGGGCCGCCTGCCGGGCCGACCTGCGGGCCGCGACCGCCCGTTGGGGTCAGCGGCGTCCGGCGATGCGCGTGGACTTCGACGTCTACCTGGCCGAACTGACCCGCGAGTTGGCGGCCGGAGCCCGGCGGGCCGCAGCCGGGGCCCGGCGGTGA
- a CDS encoding SDR family NAD(P)-dependent oxidoreductase, translating into MTTRSLVGRRVLVTGASGTFGRHLGTALTAAGARVVGLDLHPQPDGAVPVLGCDLTDPDAVAPAVRAAVDQLDGLDLLINNAGVGGPAPAELPPDEVVRRQLEVNLLAAWRTTAAALPPLVTAHGRVIFVASRMAVLPLPLAAAYGVSKRALVAYADALRHEVGTHVGVSVVYPSMVASPIHDSTAEAGLSLHGVSRPEPVQGVVAAILRTATARRAPRDVATTARGRLEMAVGRHAPALADRLVRRTLAARLAAGDLDAAPLAAGMLRRHRDR; encoded by the coding sequence GTGACGACCCGGTCGCTGGTCGGCCGGCGGGTGCTGGTGACCGGGGCGAGCGGCACCTTCGGCCGACACCTCGGTACGGCGTTGACCGCCGCCGGCGCGCGGGTGGTGGGGCTCGACCTGCACCCTCAGCCCGACGGCGCGGTGCCGGTGCTCGGCTGCGACCTGACCGACCCGGACGCCGTGGCACCGGCGGTGCGGGCCGCCGTCGACCAGCTCGACGGGCTCGACCTGCTGATCAACAACGCCGGGGTGGGTGGCCCCGCCCCGGCCGAGCTGCCCCCCGACGAGGTGGTCCGCCGGCAACTGGAGGTCAACCTGCTGGCCGCGTGGCGGACCACCGCCGCCGCGCTGCCGCCGCTGGTCACCGCCCACGGACGGGTCATCTTCGTGGCCAGCCGGATGGCGGTGCTGCCGCTGCCGCTCGCCGCCGCGTACGGGGTGAGCAAGCGGGCCCTGGTGGCGTACGCCGACGCGCTGCGACACGAGGTGGGCACCCACGTCGGGGTCAGCGTCGTCTACCCGAGCATGGTCGCCTCACCGATCCACGACAGCACCGCCGAGGCGGGACTGTCGTTGCACGGGGTGTCCCGCCCCGAGCCGGTGCAGGGGGTGGTCGCGGCGATCCTGCGTACCGCCACCGCCCGTCGGGCACCCCGCGACGTGGCCACCACCGCCCGTGGCCGCCTGGAGATGGCCGTCGGCCGGCACGCCCCGGCGCTGGCCGACCGGCTGGTACGCCGTACCCTCGCCGCCCGGCTCGCCGCCGGTGACCTGGACGCCGCGCCGCTGGCCGCCGGGATGCTCCGCCGCCACCGCGATCGGTGA
- a CDS encoding GNAT family N-acetyltransferase: protein MVIEVRAAELTLRQWADDDLDALLAAYRDPVLRRWTRLPVTSVDEGRHWLSRTRQDWADGRRYSFAVLEDHADGPRLVANVVLKGVTPQRPAPEVGYWTASWARGRGVAPRAVTALSGWAFDRFPGLTHLDLLHQVDNVASCRVAQKCGFAYEETLPAQPPTFPLDGHRHVLPVPDRQLHPGRTR from the coding sequence ATGGTGATCGAGGTACGGGCGGCGGAACTCACCCTGCGACAGTGGGCGGACGACGACCTGGACGCGCTGCTGGCGGCGTACCGGGACCCGGTGCTGCGCCGATGGACGCGGCTGCCGGTGACCAGCGTCGACGAGGGCCGGCACTGGCTCTCGCGGACGCGGCAGGACTGGGCCGACGGCCGGCGGTACAGCTTCGCCGTCCTCGAGGACCACGCGGATGGTCCACGGCTGGTGGCGAACGTGGTGCTCAAGGGCGTGACGCCGCAGCGCCCCGCACCGGAGGTGGGCTACTGGACGGCGTCGTGGGCGCGCGGTCGTGGCGTCGCCCCGCGCGCGGTCACCGCGCTCAGCGGCTGGGCGTTCGACAGGTTCCCCGGCCTGACGCATCTGGACCTGCTGCACCAGGTGGACAACGTCGCGTCCTGTCGGGTGGCACAGAAGTGCGGCTTCGCCTACGAGGAGACGCTGCCCGCCCAGCCACCGACTTTCCCGCTCGACGGGCACCGGCACGTGTTGCCGGTGCCCGACCGTCAGCTTCACCCGGGGCGGACGCGGTAG